The Micropterus dolomieu isolate WLL.071019.BEF.003 ecotype Adirondacks linkage group LG14, ASM2129224v1, whole genome shotgun sequence DNA segment TTGCTCAGTTCAAACACACTCAGCTCTTCTTCTGATGTCAATAATACAAAGACCAGAGTGGCCCACTGGGCAGGTGAAAGTTTGGTTTTGTTAAGACTGCCTGATCTGAGGTAGCTCTGAATCTCCTCCACAAGAGAGTGGTCATTGAGCTCATTCAGACAATGAAAGAGATTGAGGCATGTGTCTGGGGATGGACTTTCCCTGATCCTCTCCTTTATGTGTTTAATGATCTCTGTTCTTGTTCTTTGGTTTGTCCTGTTGCTGGTCATTAGATGTTTCAATAGAGTCTGATTGGATTCCAGGGACAGGCCCAAAAGAAAGCGCAGGAAGATGTCAAAATGTCCATTTTCACATCGCAAAGCCTTTTCTACTGCTTCTTTGTAGAGGATGAGCTCTGACGAATCTCTAAACAGGAAACGTCTTGAAGCGGACGACTTCTTGATCAAGACGTTAAAGTTGTCGTTGTTGAACGTGAGGTAGACATACAGCGCAGCAAAGAATTCCTGGACgctcagatgaacaaagcagaACATCTTCTCCTCACACAGTGTCAGCTCCTCATTGAAGATCTGTGTGTAGACTCCTGAGAACACGGTCGCCTGCGTGACCTTTATACCATTCAGGATAAGGTCGCTCTCATAGAAGATCAAGTGGCCTTTCTCGAGCTCTTTGAAGGCCAGTTTACCCAATGACATGAGGTTAGCTCTCACGCATTCAGTGTTTGACTCTCTTCTTCCCAGCAGCCTCTTCTTCGTGGTCTCCACATGCAAGGACAAGAAGTGTATGTACATTTGAGTGAGAGTCTTTGGCGTGTCTTTACTGTCTGCCGTCACCAACTTCTTCTCAAGAACACTCGCTGccatccagcagaagactggtaTGTGGCACATGATGTGAAGACTCCTGCAAGCTTTCACATGTGTGATTACCCTGTTTGCTATGCTCTCATCACGAATTTTCCTCCTAAAGTACTCGTCTTTCTGGGGGTTGTTGAAGCCTCGTACCTCTGTCACTAGATCAATGTACTCCAGAGGGATCTGACTGGAAGCTACCGGACGAGATGTTATCCAAATAAGTGCCAACGGAAGCAGTCTTCCCCTGATGAGGTTCGTCAGAAGCAAAGCAATTGTGGCTGGCTGTGTCACATCAGATATTATTTCACTTTTGTTGAAGTCCATAGACAGGCGGCTCTCATCAAGACCATCCAGGATGAAGACCATTTTGCTTTTACCATAAGTAAAGATTCCTGTGTCTTTCGTTTCAGGGAAAAAGACACCAAGAAGCTCCACAAGACTGAAGGTTTTCTTTCTCATCAGATTCAGCTCTcggaaggagagaggaaagacaaattCCAGGTTggtgttttctctctcctcagcCCAGTCTAGAGTGAATTTATTGACGGACACGGTTTTTCCAATGCCAGCCACTCCCCTTGTGATCACAGTTCTTACATCTCGTAGATGAGCAAAGAGGTGATTGCAGTGGATTGATTTCTCCTTGGCCACATGTATCCTGGATGCCGCCTCAATTCGTCTCACCTCATGCTCCTTATTGACTTCACCACTTCCTCCCTCAgtgatgtagagctctgtgTAGATCTTATTGAGAGGTATCTTGTTTGCATCTGTCGTCATCCCCTCAAGCAAGTGACTGAACTTCTTCCTCAGAGTAGCTTTCAGTTTCTGTTGACATTCTGCGATCTTATCATCTGAAGGAGAAAATTAATTCAAaggttttttgttattattatttttaagaatCATGGTGTTCTTTCAATATGTCAAATTCCAAAATTAGATAATGTAGTGAGTAGTAAGAAGCACTCACTTTGGGGCTGCAGAGCACCACAGTTGTCTGCAGTGTCATTGTTCAATTCTTCTTCTGAAGAAACAATATTCCatgcaaaagaagaaaaagatcaGCAGAGCCCAAACCCCCAGTTTCAGTTCTTCCCACATGTTATATACCTACCTTTGCCATTTGAGATGATATTGATGTTTATGTTGCCGATGTTAGAACCAATAATGGAGGGAGCGATCACAGTGCCTCCACTCTGAGCGGTGTAGCAGGGATGGAAATGATGAACCTCAGCCTCAATAGAGGGGACTGACTCAGAGAGaaatcaaactcattttcagCAGTTTATTACAAACATACAGTTACATTGGAGCAAAGTGATTACTGAAGCCAGATTTTAAGTCATGTCTGGTGTTTTTAAGGTTATCAATTTGTTAATAATTTTTCAGTCAAATTTTATATTTCGTTTTGAAACTGAACTTTTCCTTTGCACCGTTTTTCTTGTCTTGACTGGGTCCAATTTTTTGCCACAGAAGCTTTATATTTTGACATCCTTACCTTGAGAGACCTTGTCTGTTTTATCAGCAACACTCGTTTTCTCCATGTTTTTCTCATGAGCTCCCTCGTAGCCGAAGCCTACATGATATCTGTTAATTGATACTCCTCAGCAATATTCTTTATCTGGATCTTGGAAATGTGACAACGTTCCTGTACGGTTCCTGTCATTTACCTCCAGCAGATCAAATAACTGGTCATGTAAACTACATACAAAAACTAACCACATTTTTGCAGATATAGAATGACTGGGTTCAGTCACAGCTAACATTAAAATCTTGCAGATTACTCTATGAAGGAAATGATCACCTTCAGTAACAACCGTGATATCCTCTGattcacacactgacactgGCTGCTCGTAAGTACAGCGGTTTTGCACGGAAATGACAAAATGTGACTTGCTTCCTTCCTGGGTGAAGAAAACAGGAAGCACAGCTCATAAAACAGTTTCATTTACAACAAAATTAACTTTAGTTTCGAATTATTATACAATattatacaacaacaaagacaatCGCTTGagaattttaaatcatttgacATCTGCAAATCCAAAAAGGtctcaaaaaagaaagaaatgttaaaataaatgatattatcatttaaaatatttacttcAATTAATTCGGAAATAGGACTAAGAGTGTACATGTACAGCACGTCAAAGAGTTattggtcactataatcattATGGTGAAAgttgttttaagacagaaatAGTTTCAATCCTTTAATAACTTTACTGAAGGCAAAGGCtcagaaacacaagaaaatgaaaacacaatgaaTAATATGCACCTTTCCATTTCAGTCCTAAAGGTCTGCAAGTAAAACAAGAAATGCATTAGAAGTCTTCAGATTTACATGAATTAGACCTTTCCTGAATTTTAAAACTACCTGTATAAACGAATTGTAAGCACATAAGCCTACCATGTTTTTTACACTGTCAgaaagtgagaatgtgtttcTGCTCATCTCTGCAAGCGACTGCATCATACAAATCTTCTGAGTCTCTTCATCTTCTAAAGCCGCTATTCTGGTTGCCTCTTCTCTGTATGAAGAGATGAAGATCCTCAAAGTTGTCCTTaatcttcttctcttttctatCTTTCTGCTTTTCCTTGATGTTCTTGGAGTCTGAAATAAAAATTTCACTTGGGAAATTAGGAAATTTTAAGAGTGAAAGGTTAAACCCTCCACAATCGTAGTTAGTACAAAAAAAACTAGATGAGATATTAGATTggttatatacagtattttctttCTTAGTTTAAATCCAGGTGGCCGGTGTCCTATACTTCTGTACTATATAGCTGAATATAAATGTTTATCCCCCATTTACTGGTTTTACATTTAGCATTAGTTTCAAGCATGTGCCAGTCCTGCCAATTGGTTATGAAAAGCTGatacaatataaatacaatacTGTGTGATAAAAGATAATGATTTAAATTaatactggcgacctgtccagagtgtaccctgcctttcacccgatgccagctgggattggctccagccccctgcaaccctgtacgcaggataagtggttgacggatggatggatggatggatttaaattaatattcatattaaaatttatattttagaaTCAGTAACAGAAGTCTAcagtcattaataaatgaatgcaGAATTACAGTAACTTGGATGCTAATTGGTACAATCCAACCTGTGCTCCAGAATACTCAAAACAGTGGCTTTAAGGACAGTTTAAATTGGGTAatattgtgaaatattttacatgtaATGTAGTTAAACACAGTCAATTCAAAGACCAATGTGACCTTACCTTATATGAGTCATTTCTGTGACCTCCTGATGGATCAACTTGACTTCTCTCTCTGTAGCTTTCATTATAGGTTCAGTGTCATGTATAATGCCACAAGGGCATCCCTTTGTGTTTAAAAGTGGTGGGAACATAAGTGCTCAGATTAGGGGCATGGTGATACACTTGGGTCACGAGACGTGACAATGcacaagaacaagacgagaagatttttatcactattttaaagaaatatgacATGCTGAAATACATGAATGTGTCCTCCCccaaaatataatgcagtaatcagcagcttgtttatGTAACGTACAAATAAACAtgaaacagtgaaaatgtgTAAGCAAACTAGACTAGAAATATCCTCAGTGACAGTCAAATCTGCATCCCTCTGTTTCTCACTTGCAGTGGAATACAACGGCTTATATAATTTCTGTTCCATGTTTGGGCCTATTTTGGCTGCAAATcaaataaagatgtttttaaGAAAAATCACTACAATAATTCAGTCACAGGTTCCTCAATGGGAATTATGTTTGTTATACTAAAACATTAGTTCTGTTTCTGCTTCCACATGAAGCTCAGAGCAACAGTTATATTGTGACGCTTATTTAGAAATAGCTGGTCATAACACTACAGCAAAACTGACAGTATAAATTGATAGATACATTTATGTTGTCTGTCTGGCTCATAAGTTATAAAACAGGCAGGAAACTGTCAAACTTAGACATTTTACCTTCAGTTAACTTTTCTGCAAGGTAATTATGTTTCATCCTGAAGAGAATATCCACTGTGGTCTCCAGAGCACCATCTTCCCCATAAACCTGCACCAGTTTATCCACAGTTTGTTCTCTGGGGGCTTTCTTCAGCTGGGTCTTCGGTATGGGTTGGTATCCCTTTCTCACATTCAGGATCAAGTACCACTGAAATGTCTTCAGTGGACTTCTCTATTCCATTTAGCTTGTCCAGGTAATCTTTCagcatttttttgttatttgttcagGTCATTTTTAACTTTCAATTGGAAACTTTTCTAGAGCTGTAAACTGaatgtgaaagacaaaaaaacaatatgtatgaatgtatgtatgaaacaaaattaaatacatttacaaaatcaaaagcatcattaaacacatacacagttgaTTTGACAATATCTTTCAAATATAGGTTTTACTTACTGGAACATATAGTTTATTGAAATATTGAGTTTCAGGAATCAGTTTTACCTTTAAAAGTCTTTACATGTTTAATCTGACTAGAGTCAGTTTTCACACAGTTTTGTCAATCACTCTTCTCCAGCTACTATTACATAGAATTACTCCACATAACAGTGCAAATAATTTCTCATTAGTGTGGGTCAAGGTGCCAGTGCAGTGCATTCTTTATGGGGTTAACGTTGCTGTTTTTACAGTTCCAGTTTCTACATGCTGCAGTTGTGCCTCTTAAACAGATGGTGGAAGCAAAGTCCAAGTTGTGCCGGTTTTGCTGTCTCCATGTGCAGTACATGCTGTGGCTCACATGAGTTTTTAAAGCAGATAATGTTACCAATATTTGTTTGGAACAATGTTTCTTTCGGGACATgccttaaaaattaaaataaactcgGGTCTCTGCAGCACCTCTGGTGAATTAGATTTTACAGCAAATTCTGTAACATTTAAGGATTCACAGTTTTTCGAATCTGCCGTAAAACAATAGTCAGGTACTAATATGAATGTTGAAACAGGTTTCGCATCATTCCTTCTGTTCATacctacagtctatggttcatACGTCATACTTCATACATGCTTCTTAAAACCCTTTCAATGTAAGTAATGGGGGACAGTGACCAAACCTGTTTCAGTGTTCATACACTTGAACAATTGCTGACTCATAATAATCAGGTGATTATACACTTGTGACTAAAATACTGACTCTCACTATAAACAGATTTgactaatattaaataaaaaaatatttttgaaatcCATGGCATTAAGATTTAACAAAAACCACATCATGTATCGAGGATCTAACCTGTAAGTAATAGTAGTTTATAATGcaaacacaattttatttttatacaacCAAGCAACTGTATGAGTTGGTGTCACTTTGTAACAAAGATGGTATCTCAGAGGTGTCATACTGTATTTCGCACATTACTTTATTCTGGGAATGTGTGGTTAATTACAAAAGTGTTGCTTCCTGCAGTCTACAAAACTTCAACAGATGCTGAATTGTTTCCAAACATGAATATATATGTGTTTAAACAGGTATACATGTATGAATATGTTGT contains these protein-coding regions:
- the LOC123982598 gene encoding NACHT, LRR and PYD domains-containing protein 3-like, translating into MEKTSVADKTDKVSQVPSIEAEVHHFHPCYTAQSGGTVIAPSIIGSNIGNININIISNGKEEELNNDTADNCGALQPQNDKIAECQQKLKATLRKKFSHLLEGMTTDANKIPLNKIYTELYITEGGSGEVNKEHEVRRIEAASRIHVAKEKSIHCNHLFAHLRDVRTVITRGVAGIGKTVSVNKFTLDWAEERENTNLEFVFPLSFRELNLMRKKTFSLVELLGVFFPETKDTGIFTYGKSKMVFILDGLDESRLSMDFNKSEIISDVTQPATIALLLTNLIRGRLLPLALIWITSRPVASSQIPLEYIDLVTEVRGFNNPQKDEYFRRKIRDESIANRVITHVKACRSLHIMCHIPVFCWMAASVLEKKLVTADSKDTPKTLTQMYIHFLSLHVETTKKRLLGRRESNTECVRANLMSLGKLAFKELEKGHLIFYESDLILNGIKVTQATVFSGVYTQIFNEELTLCEEKMFCFVHLSVQEFFAALYVYLTFNNDNFNVLIKKSSASRRFLFRDSSELILYKEAVEKALRCENGHFDIFLRFLLGLSLESNQTLLKHLMTSNRTNQRTRTEIIKHIKERIRESPSPDTCLNLFHCLNELNDHSLVEEIQSYLRSGSLNKTKLSPAQWATLVFVLLTSEEELSVFELSNYTRSEEGLLMLLPVVKTAQVANLNGCNLTVTCCESLAKVISSSQLRELDLGNNNLTDAGLILLSDGLKNCKLETLRLRSCNLTEHSSKALSSVISSTSCQLKVLDLSDNDLQNIGVKKLSSGLGSAHCKLETLILSLCRVTEEGCTFLASALNSSILRELDLSYNHPGNSGLELLSALLDDPQCSLQKLSVEQCGESRIQPGPKKYTKKLTLDPNTAHRDLSLSEGNRKATRWTRQPYPDHPDRFDFWTQVLCTEGLTGRFYWETEWSGRSFIGVAYRRMCRKGEGHNSWLGKNESSWGLSCTKDGYKTWHKDMYTAVSIPPSSNKVGVYLDWSAGALSFFRITCNALTLLHTFHTTFTEPVYPGFWLGWVDSTVYLC